In a genomic window of Oncorhynchus keta strain PuntledgeMale-10-30-2019 chromosome 28, Oket_V2, whole genome shotgun sequence:
- the LOC118361693 gene encoding neutral cholesterol ester hydrolase 1-like isoform X1, producing MRLRWSGGVLLSVAAAYYVYTPLPSAVSEPWKLILLDALFRSFIHAGDAAQALGVCHSVHMLNSVVSRLEVIEPWSSPTVRVTDSALGGVPARVFQPVGGGAKLRRGVLYFHGGGWALGSGRMRSYDLLCRRMAEELDTVVVSVDYRLAPDSVFPDQYHDALAASRAFLSPEVLQRFGVNPARVGVSGDSSGGNLAAAVAQRISADDSMSVKFSIQALIYPVLQALDLNTPSYQQNHNVPILHRHLMARFWLIYLGADPSLLPHLLSSPSSLLHPSISPSIRSHLNWTSLLAAKHQKHYRPVGIETGSREVTGIVPGLVDVRAAPLLAEQGILGRTPRAYVMTCEFDVLRDDGLMYARRLQDAGVTVTSVHYDDGFHGCMVFSFWPFLSSVGQRSLDNYIQWLDHNL from the exons ATGAGGCTCCGCTGGTCCGGGGGCGTGCTGCTGTCGGTGGCGGCTGCCTACTACGTCTATACTCCGTTACCGAGTGCGGTGAGCGAGCCCTGGAAGCTCATTCTGCTGGACGCGCTGTTCCGGAGCTTCATACATGCG ggtgATGCGGCGCAAGCTCTAGGGGTGTGTCACAGTGTCCATATGttgaactctgtggtgtctcggTTGGAGGTGATTGAGCCATGGTCTAGTCCTACTGTACGTGTCACTGACTCCGCCTTGGGGGGCGTGCCTGCACGAGTGTTCCAGCCAGTTGGAGGAGGAGCCAAGCTCAGGAGGGGAGTGCTTTACTTCCATGGTGGGGGATGGGCCCTTGGCAGCGgac gaaTGAGATCTTATGACCTGCTGTGTAGGAGGATGGCTGAAGAGCTGGATACAGTCGTTGTGTCGGTTGA TTACCGCTTGGCCCCTGATTCAGTGTTTCCAGACCAGTACCATGATGCTCTAGCAGCGTCCAGGGCCTTCCTGTCCCCAGAGGTCTTGCAGCGCTTTGGGGTCAACCCAGCCAGGGTGGGGGTGTCTGGAGACAGCTCTGGGGGGAACCTCGCTGCAGCCGTGGCCCAGCGG ATTTCTGCAGATGACAGTATGAGTGTGAAGTTCAGTATCCAGGCGTTGATCTACCCAGTCCTCCAGGCTCTAGACCTGAACACCCCGTCCTACCAACAGAACCACAATGTACCCATCCTGCACCGACACCTCATGgccag GTTCTGGCTGATTTACCTGGGGGctgatccctctctcctccctcatctcctctcctccccctcctccctccttcatccctccatctctccttccatccgTTCTCATCTCAACTGGACCTCCCTGCTCGCGGCCAAACACCAAAAGCATTACCGGCCCGTTGGCATAGAGACTGGGTCGCGGGAGGTCACGGGGATAGTGCCGGGGTTGGTGGATGTGCGAGCGGCGCCGTTGCTTGCAGAACAGGGGATTCTGGGTAGAACGCCGCGAGCGTACGTGATGACGTGTGAGTTCGATGTTCTGAGGGACGATGGGTTGATGTACGCCAGGAGACTACAGGACGCGGGCGTCACGGTTACCAGTGTTCACTATGACGACGGTTTCCACGGCTGCATGGTCTTCTCCTTTTGGCCGTTTTTGTCCTCCGTTGGCCAGAGGAGTCTGGACAACTACATCCAGTGGCTAGACCACAACCTCTAG
- the LOC118361693 gene encoding neutral cholesterol ester hydrolase 1-like isoform X2, translated as MLNSVVSRLEVIEPWSSPTVRVTDSALGGVPARVFQPVGGGAKLRRGVLYFHGGGWALGSGRMRSYDLLCRRMAEELDTVVVSVDYRLAPDSVFPDQYHDALAASRAFLSPEVLQRFGVNPARVGVSGDSSGGNLAAAVAQRISADDSMSVKFSIQALIYPVLQALDLNTPSYQQNHNVPILHRHLMARFWLIYLGADPSLLPHLLSSPSSLLHPSISPSIRSHLNWTSLLAAKHQKHYRPVGIETGSREVTGIVPGLVDVRAAPLLAEQGILGRTPRAYVMTCEFDVLRDDGLMYARRLQDAGVTVTSVHYDDGFHGCMVFSFWPFLSSVGQRSLDNYIQWLDHNL; from the exons ATGttgaactctgtggtgtctcggTTGGAGGTGATTGAGCCATGGTCTAGTCCTACTGTACGTGTCACTGACTCCGCCTTGGGGGGCGTGCCTGCACGAGTGTTCCAGCCAGTTGGAGGAGGAGCCAAGCTCAGGAGGGGAGTGCTTTACTTCCATGGTGGGGGATGGGCCCTTGGCAGCGgac gaaTGAGATCTTATGACCTGCTGTGTAGGAGGATGGCTGAAGAGCTGGATACAGTCGTTGTGTCGGTTGA TTACCGCTTGGCCCCTGATTCAGTGTTTCCAGACCAGTACCATGATGCTCTAGCAGCGTCCAGGGCCTTCCTGTCCCCAGAGGTCTTGCAGCGCTTTGGGGTCAACCCAGCCAGGGTGGGGGTGTCTGGAGACAGCTCTGGGGGGAACCTCGCTGCAGCCGTGGCCCAGCGG ATTTCTGCAGATGACAGTATGAGTGTGAAGTTCAGTATCCAGGCGTTGATCTACCCAGTCCTCCAGGCTCTAGACCTGAACACCCCGTCCTACCAACAGAACCACAATGTACCCATCCTGCACCGACACCTCATGgccag GTTCTGGCTGATTTACCTGGGGGctgatccctctctcctccctcatctcctctcctccccctcctccctccttcatccctccatctctccttccatccgTTCTCATCTCAACTGGACCTCCCTGCTCGCGGCCAAACACCAAAAGCATTACCGGCCCGTTGGCATAGAGACTGGGTCGCGGGAGGTCACGGGGATAGTGCCGGGGTTGGTGGATGTGCGAGCGGCGCCGTTGCTTGCAGAACAGGGGATTCTGGGTAGAACGCCGCGAGCGTACGTGATGACGTGTGAGTTCGATGTTCTGAGGGACGATGGGTTGATGTACGCCAGGAGACTACAGGACGCGGGCGTCACGGTTACCAGTGTTCACTATGACGACGGTTTCCACGGCTGCATGGTCTTCTCCTTTTGGCCGTTTTTGTCCTCCGTTGGCCAGAGGAGTCTGGACAACTACATCCAGTGGCTAGACCACAACCTCTAG
- the LOC118361696 gene encoding tumor necrosis factor ligand superfamily member 10-like isoform X4: MTQVMFFFFTVALPAPPSLFPSPPSTSLFLCGRKGGRSYSYSLFTAFVLKPERSRAGREAVVGMAGGSSGFTFLGVLLLAAILLQTVAVTVTVLYFTNVLNTMKETFARSSVSCLTRSDLRGGYVRSPTEGRGDPCWQVTQQLHTLIEKRYQREISSAVRDEMSRVLPSLAMEDQASSRPKVAAHVTGSFAPKAAREGGGSPGRRVQGQKISWWEGHKGLAFLQDVRLIDGELVVPCPGLYYIYAQTYFRHTHPGGEEGEEEVEEEREQRGRPMLQYVYKKVSSYPVPILLMKTSRTSCWSRDSQFSLHSAHQGGLFPLATGDRLLVTVSNASAIDMDERSSFFGAVLVS, translated from the exons ATGACTCAAGTCATGTTTTTCTTCTTCACCGTGGCCTTGcctgctcctccctctctctttccctctcctccctctacctctctctttctgtgcggGAGGAAGGGGGGCAGAAGTTATAGTTACTCTCTCTTCACCGCTTTTGTTCTGAAACCCGAGCGTAGCAGAGCAGGGCGCGAGGCGGTGGTCGGTATGGCGGGAGGCTCGAGCGGCTTCACATTTCTCGGGGTTCTGCTGCTCGCGGCCATTCTGCTGCAGACCGTGGCCGTTACCGTCACCGTGCTCTACTTCACTAACGTCCTCAACACG aTGAAGGAGACATTTGCAAGGAGCAGTGTGTCTTGTCTGACACGGTCTGACCTCAGAGGGGGGTACGTGCGCTCCCCGACCGAGGGGAGAGGAGACCCCTGCTGGCAGGTCACACAGCAACTACACACCCTCATAgagaag CGATATCAGAGGGAGATCTCCTCAGCAGTTAGAG acgaGATGTCCAGGGTGTTGCCCTCACTGGCAATGGAGGACCAGGCTTCTTCTCGCCCCAAAGTTGCCGCCCACGTCACTGGCAGCTTCGCTCCCAAAgcagcgagggagggaggag GTTCTCCCGGGCGGCGTGTGCAGGGGCAGAAGATCTCGTGGTGGGAGGGGCATAAAGGGCTGGCATTCCTTCAGGACGTTCGATTGATTGATGGGGAGCTGGTGGTGCCTtgcccaggactctactatatcTATGCCCAGACCTACTTCAGACACACCCAccctgggggagaggagggggaggaagaggtggaagaggagagggagcagagggggagGCCCATGTTGCAGTATGTTTATAAGAAA GTGTCTTCCTATCCGGTACCCATCCTGCTCATGAAGACCAGCCGTACCTCCTGCTGGTCCCGGGATTCCCAGTTCTCTCTACACTCGGCCCACCAGGGAGGGCTGTTCCCATTGGCCACTGGGGACCGCCTCCTCGTCACCGTTAGCAACGCCTCCGCCATCGACATGGATGAGAGGAGCAGCTTTTTCGGGGCTGTCCTGGTCAGCTAG
- the LOC118361696 gene encoding tumor necrosis factor ligand superfamily member 10-like isoform X1, with translation MTQVMFFFFTVALPAPPSLFPSPPSTSLFLCGRKGGRSYSYSLFTAFVLKPERSRAGREAVVGMAGGSSGFTFLGVLLLAAILLQTVAVTVTVLYFTNVLNTMKETFARSSVSCLTRSDLRGGYVRSPTEGRGDPCWQVTQQLHTLIEKIVFSTRIYQSLFQRYQREISSAVRDEMSRVLPSLAMEDQASSRPKVAAHVTGSFAPKAAREGGGSPGRRVQGQKISWWEGHKGLAFLQDVRLIDGELVVPCPGLYYIYAQTYFRHTHPGGEEGEEEVEEEREQRGRPMLQYVYKKVSSYPVPILLMKTSRTSCWSRDSQFSLHSAHQGGLFPLATGDRLLVTVSNASAIDMDERSSFFGAVLVS, from the exons ATGACTCAAGTCATGTTTTTCTTCTTCACCGTGGCCTTGcctgctcctccctctctctttccctctcctccctctacctctctctttctgtgcggGAGGAAGGGGGGCAGAAGTTATAGTTACTCTCTCTTCACCGCTTTTGTTCTGAAACCCGAGCGTAGCAGAGCAGGGCGCGAGGCGGTGGTCGGTATGGCGGGAGGCTCGAGCGGCTTCACATTTCTCGGGGTTCTGCTGCTCGCGGCCATTCTGCTGCAGACCGTGGCCGTTACCGTCACCGTGCTCTACTTCACTAACGTCCTCAACACG aTGAAGGAGACATTTGCAAGGAGCAGTGTGTCTTGTCTGACACGGTCTGACCTCAGAGGGGGGTACGTGCGCTCCCCGACCGAGGGGAGAGGAGACCCCTGCTGGCAGGTCACACAGCAACTACACACCCTCATAgagaag atTGTATTTTCTACCAGGATCTATCAG tctctgttTCAGCGATATCAGAGGGAGATCTCCTCAGCAGTTAGAG acgaGATGTCCAGGGTGTTGCCCTCACTGGCAATGGAGGACCAGGCTTCTTCTCGCCCCAAAGTTGCCGCCCACGTCACTGGCAGCTTCGCTCCCAAAgcagcgagggagggaggag GTTCTCCCGGGCGGCGTGTGCAGGGGCAGAAGATCTCGTGGTGGGAGGGGCATAAAGGGCTGGCATTCCTTCAGGACGTTCGATTGATTGATGGGGAGCTGGTGGTGCCTtgcccaggactctactatatcTATGCCCAGACCTACTTCAGACACACCCAccctgggggagaggagggggaggaagaggtggaagaggagagggagcagagggggagGCCCATGTTGCAGTATGTTTATAAGAAA GTGTCTTCCTATCCGGTACCCATCCTGCTCATGAAGACCAGCCGTACCTCCTGCTGGTCCCGGGATTCCCAGTTCTCTCTACACTCGGCCCACCAGGGAGGGCTGTTCCCATTGGCCACTGGGGACCGCCTCCTCGTCACCGTTAGCAACGCCTCCGCCATCGACATGGATGAGAGGAGCAGCTTTTTCGGGGCTGTCCTGGTCAGCTAG
- the LOC118361696 gene encoding tumor necrosis factor ligand superfamily member 10-like isoform X2 has translation MTQVMFFFFTVALPAPPSLFPSPPSTSLFLCGRKGGRSYSYSLFTAFVLKPERSRAGREAVVGMAGGSSGFTFLGVLLLAAILLQTVAVTVTVLYFTNVLNTMKETFARSSVSCLTRSDLRGGYVRSPTEGRGDPCWQVTQQLHTLIEKIVFSTRIYQRYQREISSAVRDEMSRVLPSLAMEDQASSRPKVAAHVTGSFAPKAAREGGGSPGRRVQGQKISWWEGHKGLAFLQDVRLIDGELVVPCPGLYYIYAQTYFRHTHPGGEEGEEEVEEEREQRGRPMLQYVYKKVSSYPVPILLMKTSRTSCWSRDSQFSLHSAHQGGLFPLATGDRLLVTVSNASAIDMDERSSFFGAVLVS, from the exons ATGACTCAAGTCATGTTTTTCTTCTTCACCGTGGCCTTGcctgctcctccctctctctttccctctcctccctctacctctctctttctgtgcggGAGGAAGGGGGGCAGAAGTTATAGTTACTCTCTCTTCACCGCTTTTGTTCTGAAACCCGAGCGTAGCAGAGCAGGGCGCGAGGCGGTGGTCGGTATGGCGGGAGGCTCGAGCGGCTTCACATTTCTCGGGGTTCTGCTGCTCGCGGCCATTCTGCTGCAGACCGTGGCCGTTACCGTCACCGTGCTCTACTTCACTAACGTCCTCAACACG aTGAAGGAGACATTTGCAAGGAGCAGTGTGTCTTGTCTGACACGGTCTGACCTCAGAGGGGGGTACGTGCGCTCCCCGACCGAGGGGAGAGGAGACCCCTGCTGGCAGGTCACACAGCAACTACACACCCTCATAgagaag atTGTATTTTCTACCAGGATCTATCAG CGATATCAGAGGGAGATCTCCTCAGCAGTTAGAG acgaGATGTCCAGGGTGTTGCCCTCACTGGCAATGGAGGACCAGGCTTCTTCTCGCCCCAAAGTTGCCGCCCACGTCACTGGCAGCTTCGCTCCCAAAgcagcgagggagggaggag GTTCTCCCGGGCGGCGTGTGCAGGGGCAGAAGATCTCGTGGTGGGAGGGGCATAAAGGGCTGGCATTCCTTCAGGACGTTCGATTGATTGATGGGGAGCTGGTGGTGCCTtgcccaggactctactatatcTATGCCCAGACCTACTTCAGACACACCCAccctgggggagaggagggggaggaagaggtggaagaggagagggagcagagggggagGCCCATGTTGCAGTATGTTTATAAGAAA GTGTCTTCCTATCCGGTACCCATCCTGCTCATGAAGACCAGCCGTACCTCCTGCTGGTCCCGGGATTCCCAGTTCTCTCTACACTCGGCCCACCAGGGAGGGCTGTTCCCATTGGCCACTGGGGACCGCCTCCTCGTCACCGTTAGCAACGCCTCCGCCATCGACATGGATGAGAGGAGCAGCTTTTTCGGGGCTGTCCTGGTCAGCTAG
- the LOC118361696 gene encoding tumor necrosis factor ligand superfamily member 10-like isoform X3: protein MTQVMFFFFTVALPAPPSLFPSPPSTSLFLCGRKGGRSYSYSLFTAFVLKPERSRAGREAVVGMAGGSSGFTFLGVLLLAAILLQTVAVTVTVLYFTNVLNTMKETFARSSVSCLTRSDLRGGYVRSPTEGRGDPCWQVTQQLHTLIEKSLFQRYQREISSAVRDEMSRVLPSLAMEDQASSRPKVAAHVTGSFAPKAAREGGGSPGRRVQGQKISWWEGHKGLAFLQDVRLIDGELVVPCPGLYYIYAQTYFRHTHPGGEEGEEEVEEEREQRGRPMLQYVYKKVSSYPVPILLMKTSRTSCWSRDSQFSLHSAHQGGLFPLATGDRLLVTVSNASAIDMDERSSFFGAVLVS from the exons ATGACTCAAGTCATGTTTTTCTTCTTCACCGTGGCCTTGcctgctcctccctctctctttccctctcctccctctacctctctctttctgtgcggGAGGAAGGGGGGCAGAAGTTATAGTTACTCTCTCTTCACCGCTTTTGTTCTGAAACCCGAGCGTAGCAGAGCAGGGCGCGAGGCGGTGGTCGGTATGGCGGGAGGCTCGAGCGGCTTCACATTTCTCGGGGTTCTGCTGCTCGCGGCCATTCTGCTGCAGACCGTGGCCGTTACCGTCACCGTGCTCTACTTCACTAACGTCCTCAACACG aTGAAGGAGACATTTGCAAGGAGCAGTGTGTCTTGTCTGACACGGTCTGACCTCAGAGGGGGGTACGTGCGCTCCCCGACCGAGGGGAGAGGAGACCCCTGCTGGCAGGTCACACAGCAACTACACACCCTCATAgagaag tctctgttTCAGCGATATCAGAGGGAGATCTCCTCAGCAGTTAGAG acgaGATGTCCAGGGTGTTGCCCTCACTGGCAATGGAGGACCAGGCTTCTTCTCGCCCCAAAGTTGCCGCCCACGTCACTGGCAGCTTCGCTCCCAAAgcagcgagggagggaggag GTTCTCCCGGGCGGCGTGTGCAGGGGCAGAAGATCTCGTGGTGGGAGGGGCATAAAGGGCTGGCATTCCTTCAGGACGTTCGATTGATTGATGGGGAGCTGGTGGTGCCTtgcccaggactctactatatcTATGCCCAGACCTACTTCAGACACACCCAccctgggggagaggagggggaggaagaggtggaagaggagagggagcagagggggagGCCCATGTTGCAGTATGTTTATAAGAAA GTGTCTTCCTATCCGGTACCCATCCTGCTCATGAAGACCAGCCGTACCTCCTGCTGGTCCCGGGATTCCCAGTTCTCTCTACACTCGGCCCACCAGGGAGGGCTGTTCCCATTGGCCACTGGGGACCGCCTCCTCGTCACCGTTAGCAACGCCTCCGCCATCGACATGGATGAGAGGAGCAGCTTTTTCGGGGCTGTCCTGGTCAGCTAG
- the LOC118361694 gene encoding LOW QUALITY PROTEIN: E3 ubiquitin-protein ligase MSL2-like (The sequence of the model RefSeq protein was modified relative to this genomic sequence to represent the inferred CDS: inserted 1 base in 1 codon), which translates to MNPVNATTLYVSACRSVLQCDPRDPRALAELYKLLPFFRQSLSCLVCGNLLQDPIAPTNSQCQHYVCRGCKGQRMLLKPSCSWCKDYSRFQENRQLSLLVHCYRKLCLYIAQSPLAPHIASAASDSPDLLAILNEGLSLAESGQEGEDTASQSPPTAPSTSGLRPDEAPAEEERQEGLSPVGGVNGLHDCNGLTNQDVPPPVTLATGGGVLKQESLGEELPVCVGMLGSGEVGLCDISTFGEELNKHGGDTLLLSVEEVLRTLEPEPEPPDPQPDFPSVPPHNGSYCHPTRDSPCLTPSLPPENIPRLPLPXPQPIPVLSRLPPRCHRKRSRSESDSEKVQPLPIASILRGSPLSTTNASHLPNPATTVKREPKLHSTITPPHLAPVPNGGPPKLGKTMLVSSKGLKKSLEHHGGPKKAYSKARQGVPKPRAQPRDRLPPHGHAHPLSHPPSPSKPLYKKPVEKKGCKCGRATQNPSVLTCRGQRCPCYSNRKACLDCICRGCQNSYMANGEKKLEAFAVPEKALEQTRLTLGINLTSITAAALRSPATSNTPHGNQLITTATGASGVTGVSFLSSVGAGHEDRGFDDSMDMRFDC; encoded by the exons ATGAACCCGGTGAATGCGACCACACTGTACGTGTCCGCGTGTCGTTCGGTGCTGCAGTGCGACCCTCGCGACCCACGGGCCCTGGCGGAGCTCTACAAGCTGCTCCCGTTCTTCCGCCAGTCGCTGTCCTGCCTCGTGTGTG GTAACCTGCTGCAGGACCCCATAGCGCCCACTAACTCCCAGTGCCAGCACTATGTGTGTCGGGGCTGTAAGGGCCAAAGGATGCTGCTAAAGCCGTCCTGTTCCTGGTGTAAAGACTACTCCCGCTTCCAGGAGAACAGGCAGCTCTCCTTATTGGTCCACTGCTACAGGAAACTCTGCCTCTACATCGCCCAATCACCGCTCGCCCCGCACATCGCCAGTGCAGCCAGCGATTCGCCCGACCTCCTCGCCATTCTTAATGAGGGCCTTTCATTGGCCGAAAGCGGGCAGGAAGGGGAGGACACTGCGAGCCAGTCTCCCCCGACGGCCCCCTCAACGTCTGGCCTCAGACCTGATGAGGCTCCGGctgaagaggagaggcaggagggcCTTAGCCCTGTAGGCGGGGTTAATGGGCTTCATGACTGTAACGGCTTGACCAATCAGGATGTGCCACCACCTGTTACCTTAGCTACAGGGGGAGGTGTTCTGAAGCAGGAGAGCTTGGGTGAGGAGCTACCTGTGTGTGTTGGCATGTTAGGTAGTGGGGAGGTGGGACTTTGTGACATAAGCACATTTGGGGAGGAGCTTAATAAACATGGCGGAGATACGCTGTTGTTAAGTGTGGAGGAGGTTCTTAGGACCCTGGAGCCCGAACCTGAACCGCCTGACCCCCAGCCAGactttccctctgttcccccccacaACGGATCTTACTGCCATCCTACCCGTGACTCCCCTtgcctcaccccctccctccccccagagaacatccctagacttcccctgc ctccccagCCCATCCCTGTTCTCTCCCGCCTACCCCCTCGCTGCCACCGCAAGCGTTCACGCTCTGAGAGCGACAGTGAGAAGGTGCAGCCCCTCCCCATCGCCAGCATCCTCAGAGGCTCACCCCTAAGCACCACCAACGCCTCTCACCTCCCCAACCCAGCCACCACCGTCAAACGGGAGCCCAAACTTCACTCCACCATCACCCCGCCTCACCTGGCACCCGTGCCAAACGGCGGGCCTCCAAAGTTGGGAAAGACAATGCTGGTGTCATCCAAGGGTCTGAAGAAGAGCCTGGAGCACCATGGGGGCCCTAAGAAGGCCTACTCCAAGGCCAGGCAGGGAGTCCCCAAGCCCCGCGCCCAGCCCCGTGACCGCCTGCCACCCCACGGCCatgctcaccctctctctcacccacccagCCCATCCAAGCCCCTGTACAAGAAGCCGGTGGAGAAGAAGGGCTGTAAGTGTGGGAGAGCCACTCAGAACCCCTCTGTTCTCACCTGCAGAGGGCAGCGCTGCCCCTGCTACTCAAACCGCAAG GCATGTCTGGACTGTATCTGCCGCGGCTGCCAGAACTCCTACATGGCAAACGGGGAGAAGAAGCTGGAGGCGTTTGCGGTTCCAGAGAAGGCTCTAGAACAGACGCGGCTCACACTTGGCATCAACCTCACCTCCATCACCGCTGCTGCCCTGCGTAGCCCGGCAACCAGCAACACCCCACATGGCAACCAGCTCATCACCACGGCAACAGGAGCGTCTGGGGTGACGGGAGTGTCCTTCCTGTCCAGTGTGGGGGCGGGTCATGAGGACAGGGGGTTTGATGATTCGATGGACATGAGGTTCGACTGTTGA